The Pseudomonas sp. HOU2 DNA window TGTAGGAGTGAGCCTGCTCGCGATGGCGTTCTTTCAATCAACTCATGTGTTGAATGTCATACCGTCATCGCGAGCAGGCTCACTCCTACAGGGGGGTAGCGTTTTTCAGTTAATGCTGATGTGCATGGCAGTCGTTGATCGCTGCGCGTTCCTTGCCGCCAAGAATGTTGAACAACAGATTCAGCGTCAGCGCGCTGAGGGTGGCCATGGCGATGCCGCTGTGGGTGATCGGGCTCATCCACATTGGCAGATGCGCGAAGAACTCCGGACGCACCACCGGGATCAGGCCCATGCCGATGCTCACCGCCACCAGCAACTGGTTGCGGCGGTCACCGATGTCCGCCTCTTGCAGGATCTTGATCCCGGTGGCGGCGACCATGCCGAACATCGCAATCGCCGCACCGCCCAGCACTGCTGGCGGAATCGACGCGACAAGAAATGCCGCTTTTGGCAGCAGGCTCAGCACGATCAGCAGACCACCGGCAACGATGGTCACCGAACGGCAGCGCACGCCGGTCATCTGCACCAGGCCGATGTTCTGCGCGAAGGAGGAGTGGGTGAAGGTGTTGAAGAAACCGGCCACGAACGAGGCGCCGGCATCGCACAGCAGGCCGCGACGCAGCATGCGTGGGCAGACTTCCTGACCGGTGATCTTGCCCAGTGCAAGGAACATCCCGGTGGACTCGACGAAGATGATCACCACCACCAGGCACATCGACAGGATCGGCGCCAGTTCGAATTTCGGCATGCCGAAGTGCAGCGGGGTGACAAACTGAACCCACGGCGCGTTGGCCATGCCGCTCAGGTCCACCATGCCGATCGCGCCGCACAGCACGTAGCCGAAACACATGCCGATCAGTACGGAAATATTGACCCAGAAGCCGCGCATGAAGCGGTGGATCAGCAGAATGGTCGCCAGCACCAGAGCGGCGATGGCCAGATAAACCGGGGAGCCGAATTGCGCAGCGGCGGCACCGCCACCGGCCCAGTTCACGGCCACGGGGAACAGCGACAGACCGATCGAGGTGATGACCGTGCCGGTCACCAGCGGTGGGAAGAAACGTACGACCTTGGACATGAACGGCGCGATGAGCATGCCGAAGAACCCGGCGGCGATCGTGGCACCGAAGATCCCCTGCAGACCGATACCGGGCATGCCGGCCATGGCAACCATGCTGCCGACCGCCGCGAAACTGGCGCCCATCATCACCGGCATGCGGATGCCCATCGGGCCGATCCCTAAGGACTGCACGATGGTGGCGATGCCGGCGACCAGCAGGTCGGCGTTGATCAGGAAGGCGATTTCTTCACGACTCAGGCCAGCGGCCTGTCCGATGATCAACGGCACCGCGATGGCACCGCCGTACATCAGCAGAACATGTTGCAAACCGACCAGGATCAGTTGCAAAAGGGGCAAACGCTGAATGGCGGGTGCGTCGGGGATGCGCGCTTTGGACAGCTCGGACATGCAACACCTCGGATCTTTTTTATTCTTGTGATTGAACAGCTGCCGGGTGGCTCACAGCTGTCCTTTTGCATCATTGATATTTGTGGCTGCAGAGATTTTTTGTGGCGAGGGAGCTTGCTCCCGCTGGACTGCGCAGCAGTCCCTGCTCTTCAGGCAAAGAGAGGGGCCGCTTCGCGACCCAGCGGGAGCAAGCTCCCTCGCCACAAAAGCCTGCTTTTACACAGGCTTTTGTCTGGCTCAGTTGGTCTGCGCTCCCTGCGCGATCCATGCACCGATCAGGTCACGTTCCTGCTGGGTCATCTGAGTGATGTTGCCCAATGGCATGATCTGCGTGGTGATGGCTTGCGCCTGGATCCGCGCCGCGTTCTGGCGGATCTGCTCGGGGGTGTCGAACATCACACCGGCGGGCGCCGCGCTGAACAACGGGCTGGTCGGTTTGGCCGAATGGCAGACCGCGCAGCGTTCCTGGATCACGTTGTGCACCTTGTCGAACGCAGGACCTGCGTTGGACGCTTGCGCCGGTGCCGCAGCAGGGGCAGCCGGAGCGGCTGGCGCTGCAGGTGCCGCCGCTTCAGCCGGTTTCGCGCCACCGCCCAGTGCCGTTTCCGGCAGTGGCTGGTACTCGATTTTCGCGGGTGCCTTGGCCACGTCCGGTGCGGTCGGCATCGGCGCAGGGCCGGTGACGTACGCCAGGGTGATCATGCCCACCGCTGCCACGGGCAGGGTCCAGGCAAACTTGTGGCTGTCGTGACGGGTGTTGAAGTAGTGACGCACCAACACCGCCAACACTGCGATCCCGGCCAGGATCAACCAGTTGTACTGGCTGCCATAAGTGCTTGGGAAGTGGTTACTGATCATGATGAACAGCACCGGCAGGGTGAAGTAGTTGTTGTGACGCGAACGCAGCAAGCCCTTGGCTGGCAGCGCCGGGTCCGGCGTGCGGTTCTCGGCAATCGCCGCGACCAGTGCACGCTGCGCTGGCATGATGATGCGGAACACGTTGCCGACCATGATGGTGCCGATGATCGCGCCGACGTGCAGGTACGCACCACGACCGCTGAACACCTTGCTGAAGCCATACGCCGCGCCGATGATCAGCACGAACAGGATGAAGCCGAGCAGGGCGGGTTTCTTGCCAAGGGCCGAATCGCAGAGGAAGTCGTAGATGAACCAGCCGGCGATCAGCGAACCGATGCCGATGGCCACGCCTTCAGGGCCGGTCAGGCCGCTGCCGGGTGCCACGAGGTAGAGCACGGGGTTGGAGTAGAACACCACGCACAGCAGCGCGATCCCCGACATCCAGGTGAAGTAGGCTTCCCATTTGAACCAGTGCAGGTTCTCCGGCATCGACGGTGGGGCCAGTTTGTATTTTTCCAGGTGATAGATACCGCCGCCGTGGATCGCCCACAGATCACCGGCCAGACCGGTTTTCGGGTTGACGCGGTTGAGGTTGTTCTCCAGCCAGACGAAGTAGAACGACGCGCCGATCCAGGCCACGCCAGTGATCATGTGAACCCAGCGCACGCTCAGGTTCAGCCATTCCAACAGATGTGCTTCCACAGTCTTTACCTCTCGCCTGTCACTCTTGTTGTCGAGTGATCAGACCTTCTCTTATTGGTGGGGGGCGAGGATCAAACGCTCATCCTCTTTGAAAAAATGCTCATCGCAGTTATTGCCTGTGCCACTGCGATCAACCACCAGGAAGTCATCCCGCTTTTCGATCGTCAGCACCGGGTGGTGCCAGACGCCGCGATGGTAATTGATGCCCTGCCTGCCGTTGGTGACGAAGGCGCGGACCAAGCCTGATACAGGTTCATCGCCAAGTGGCGCGACCACGATCAGAAAGGGGTTGCCGAGCAGCGGAATGAAAGCCTGGCTGCCCAGCGGATGGCGTTCCAGCATGCTCACGGTCAGCGGCATGTCCTGCGCGTCGGCGCGGAAGATGCTGATGATCGCGTTGTCCTCAGGCGTAGCGGTTTCGACCGTCGCCAGTTTGTGGAAGCGCATGGTCGAACCGTTGTTGATCATGAAGTGGTCGCTGCCGTCGGTTTCGATCACGTCACCGAAGGGGGCGAAGGCTTCTTTGGTCAGCGGTTCAATCTGTAGTGTGCGCATGCTGTTCTTTTCCGAATTCTGTGTTGTTAGAACTATCGCCATCGCGGGCAAGCCCGCTCCCACAGTGGACTGTGGCGTTCACAAAACCTGTGGGAGCTGGCTTGCCAGCGATTGGGTTCAACCTTATTTAGCGACCTTGCCGAGTACGCGCAGGCGGCTCACACCACCGTCCGGGAACACGTTCAGACGGATGTGGGTGATCGGGCCCAGTGCCTTGATCTGCTCGACGAAGGTGTGTTCGGCGTGCATTTCCAGCTTCTGGCTCGGCAGCAGTTCACGCCAGAACAGCGACTGGGTTTCGATCTGGCTGTCGGTGCCGCCCTTGACGAACGCGCCCTGGATCGAGCAGGTGTCCGGGTAGTTACCCTTGAAGTGCAGGGTGTCGACGATGATTTTTTCGATTTCGCCCGGGTGGCCCAGCGCGACGATCACCCAGTCATTGCCCGGGGTGCGACGACGTGCGGTTTCCCAGCCGTCGCCCATGTTGATGCCACGGCCCGGGTTGAGGATGTTGCTCATGCGGCCGAAGTGTTCGTCGGAGCAGGCGAGGGCGCGGCCACCGTTAAGGGCTGCAGCCAGGTCGACTTGCTCGTTATCGCCAATCGCGGACCAGTCGCGGAACGGAATGCCGTACACGCGCAGACGGGCGACACCGCCGTCCGGGTAGATGTTGAAGCGCAGGTGGCTGAACGCTTGGTCGTTGCTGATTTCGTGGTAGTGGTGGCTGTTGCCTTGCAGCTCGACGGCCGACAGCACTTCAGTCCACTGGGTGTTTTCGTCCGGCTCGCCCGAGGCCAGGAAGCACGCTTCCAGCGAGGCCGATGGCGGGAAGTTGCCGGTGAAGAATGAGGTGTCGATGTCCACGCCCTTGATCGAGCCCGGTACGCCCAGGCGGATTACCGCGCTGTCGTAGCCTTCGAAGCGCTTGCGACGCGATTCCCAGCCGTCCATCCACTTGCCGTTGTCGTCGAACACACCCTCCTTCCACACGGCCGGGGTCGGCTGAAACAGACGATTGGCGTCTGCGAACCAGTCATCGGTGACCGAGATGATTTTGGTGCCCAGACGGGCATCGGCCAGGTTGACGAACTTCTCGAAAGGTACGGCGTAAGCTTTCATTCTTCTTGTCTGCCTTTAATAAGTTGGCTGGGGATGCTTGCAAGACCCTGGGTACTCTCCGCGTCTGATGTACTCGGGTCAGGCTTCGCTAAAGAGTCAGTAAACGGAACAGGGCGATCTTGTTGATCTCCGCCAGCGCGCATTTGAATTCGGTGTCGACCGAGTTGTGAATGCGCGTTTCGAACGCCGCGAGGATCTGATGCCGGTTGCTGCCTTTTACCGCCATGATGAAGGGAAACTTGAACTTGGCCTTGTAGGCGTCGTTCAGCTCGGTGAAGCGCTGAAACTCTTCGGCCGTGCATTGGTGAATACCGGCGCCCGCCTG harbors:
- a CDS encoding urate hydroxylase PuuD; this translates as MEAHLLEWLNLSVRWVHMITGVAWIGASFYFVWLENNLNRVNPKTGLAGDLWAIHGGGIYHLEKYKLAPPSMPENLHWFKWEAYFTWMSGIALLCVVFYSNPVLYLVAPGSGLTGPEGVAIGIGSLIAGWFIYDFLCDSALGKKPALLGFILFVLIIGAAYGFSKVFSGRGAYLHVGAIIGTIMVGNVFRIIMPAQRALVAAIAENRTPDPALPAKGLLRSRHNNYFTLPVLFIMISNHFPSTYGSQYNWLILAGIAVLAVLVRHYFNTRHDSHKFAWTLPVAAVGMITLAYVTGPAPMPTAPDVAKAPAKIEYQPLPETALGGGAKPAEAAAPAAPAAPAAPAAAPAQASNAGPAFDKVHNVIQERCAVCHSAKPTSPLFSAAPAGVMFDTPEQIRQNAARIQAQAITTQIMPLGNITQMTQQERDLIGAWIAQGAQTN
- a CDS encoding ureidoglycolate lyase; this encodes MRTLQIEPLTKEAFAPFGDVIETDGSDHFMINNGSTMRFHKLATVETATPEDNAIISIFRADAQDMPLTVSMLERHPLGSQAFIPLLGNPFLIVVAPLGDEPVSGLVRAFVTNGRQGINYHRGVWHHPVLTIEKRDDFLVVDRSGTGNNCDEHFFKEDERLILAPHQ
- a CDS encoding nucleobase:cation symporter-2 family protein, whose protein sequence is MSELSKARIPDAPAIQRLPLLQLILVGLQHVLLMYGGAIAVPLIIGQAAGLSREEIAFLINADLLVAGIATIVQSLGIGPMGIRMPVMMGASFAAVGSMVAMAGMPGIGLQGIFGATIAAGFFGMLIAPFMSKVVRFFPPLVTGTVITSIGLSLFPVAVNWAGGGAAAAQFGSPVYLAIAALVLATILLIHRFMRGFWVNISVLIGMCFGYVLCGAIGMVDLSGMANAPWVQFVTPLHFGMPKFELAPILSMCLVVVIIFVESTGMFLALGKITGQEVCPRMLRRGLLCDAGASFVAGFFNTFTHSSFAQNIGLVQMTGVRCRSVTIVAGGLLIVLSLLPKAAFLVASIPPAVLGGAAIAMFGMVAATGIKILQEADIGDRRNQLLVAVSIGMGLIPVVRPEFFAHLPMWMSPITHSGIAMATLSALTLNLLFNILGGKERAAINDCHAHQH
- the alc gene encoding allantoicase yields the protein MKAYAVPFEKFVNLADARLGTKIISVTDDWFADANRLFQPTPAVWKEGVFDDNGKWMDGWESRRKRFEGYDSAVIRLGVPGSIKGVDIDTSFFTGNFPPSASLEACFLASGEPDENTQWTEVLSAVELQGNSHHYHEISNDQAFSHLRFNIYPDGGVARLRVYGIPFRDWSAIGDNEQVDLAAALNGGRALACSDEHFGRMSNILNPGRGINMGDGWETARRRTPGNDWVIVALGHPGEIEKIIVDTLHFKGNYPDTCSIQGAFVKGGTDSQIETQSLFWRELLPSQKLEMHAEHTFVEQIKALGPITHIRLNVFPDGGVSRLRVLGKVAK